The Gillisia sp. Hel_I_86 genome has a segment encoding these proteins:
- a CDS encoding sugar nucleotide-binding protein: protein MEKILILGASGFIGNALYKELCSYFDTYGTYHANSGFFEANHKFHEFDMESENIGILLQNLRPTVIVSALRGDFNAQVSTHFAIIDYILRNDSKLLFISSANVFDAFTNYPSYEYDKTLSQSIYGRFKIKIENALLRLPNNKYNILRLPMVFGANSPRTMEIKSKIEFGEALEVFPNVVVNATDITRVTQQIHYIINQKKQGVFHLGSEDLTHQHDLIKDIAAALGYKNPLLKQVYDSNYDRFLAVLPKDNLLPKNLRISLQHVINSSVVI, encoded by the coding sequence TTGGAAAAAATATTGATATTAGGAGCAAGCGGCTTTATAGGGAATGCCCTATACAAGGAGCTCTGCTCCTATTTTGACACCTATGGAACCTACCACGCCAATTCAGGTTTCTTTGAGGCAAATCATAAGTTCCATGAATTCGATATGGAATCTGAAAACATTGGGATCTTACTGCAGAATCTTAGGCCCACTGTAATTGTTTCTGCCCTTCGGGGAGATTTTAATGCTCAGGTAAGCACCCACTTTGCAATAATAGATTATATCTTAAGAAACGATAGCAAATTGCTTTTTATCTCATCAGCAAACGTCTTTGATGCCTTCACCAACTACCCTTCTTATGAGTACGATAAGACTTTATCGCAAAGTATATATGGTAGGTTCAAGATTAAAATTGAAAACGCCCTGCTTAGGCTTCCGAATAATAAATACAATATATTGAGGTTACCAATGGTATTTGGAGCCAATTCCCCAAGAACCATGGAGATAAAGAGTAAAATTGAATTTGGCGAAGCCTTGGAGGTTTTCCCAAATGTGGTTGTAAATGCTACCGATATTACTAGGGTTACTCAACAAATTCATTATATCATCAATCAGAAAAAACAGGGAGTATTTCATTTGGGCAGTGAAGATCTTACACATCAACACGACCTTATTAAAGATATTGCTGCCGCTTTAGGATACAAAAATCCGCTTTTAAAGCAAGTGTACGATTCTAATTACGATCGGTTTTTGGCTGTATTGCCAAAAGACAATCTCTTGCCAAAAAATTTACGTATTTCTTTACAGCACGTAATCAACTCCTCTGTAGTGATCTAA
- a CDS encoding flavodoxin family protein: MNSPKFKDLKAVFINCTLKKSPKQSHTRGLIEVSRTIMEKEGVTVEIIRAADYTLPNGIQPDMTKEGEEKDDWPELFKKIIAADILILCTPIWLGAKSSICTKIIERLYAMSAQQNKKGQYIYYGKVGGCLITGNEDGIKHCAMNMLYSLQHLGYSIPPQADAGWIGEVGPGPSYLDEESNAQENDFTNRNTTFMTYNLLHLASMLKQFGGYPAYGNLPEEWKEGKRWAFENPEYR, from the coding sequence ATGAACTCTCCAAAATTTAAAGATCTCAAAGCGGTATTTATAAACTGTACTCTTAAAAAATCCCCGAAGCAAAGTCACACCAGGGGTCTTATAGAAGTCTCCAGAACAATAATGGAAAAGGAAGGGGTAACAGTAGAAATAATTCGCGCTGCAGATTATACATTGCCTAATGGCATCCAGCCAGACATGACCAAAGAAGGAGAAGAAAAAGATGATTGGCCGGAACTCTTTAAAAAAATTATAGCGGCAGATATTTTGATCCTTTGCACTCCAATTTGGCTAGGAGCTAAATCTTCCATCTGCACCAAAATAATTGAACGTTTATATGCCATGAGTGCACAGCAAAATAAAAAAGGGCAATATATTTATTATGGCAAAGTAGGTGGCTGTTTAATTACAGGGAATGAAGACGGTATAAAACACTGTGCCATGAATATGTTATACTCCCTTCAGCATTTGGGCTATTCTATTCCACCTCAAGCAGATGCCGGTTGGATTGGGGAAGTTGGGCCAGGCCCGAGTTATTTGGATGAAGAATCCAATGCACAAGAGAACGATTTTACCAACAGGAATACTACCTTTATGACCTATAACCTCCTGCATTTGGCAAGTATGCTCAAGCAATTTGGTGGATACCCTGCCTATGGTAATTTACCTGAGGAATGGAAAGAGGGTAAAAGATGGGCTTTTGAAAATCCTGAATATCGCTAA
- a CDS encoding 4a-hydroxytetrahydrobiopterin dehydratase has translation MKKLSEEEINEKLGSLEGWTYTDNALQTSFEFENFKEAFTLMTRIAFEAEAQDHHPDWNNVYNQLEISLSTHDAGGVTEKDFKLAKAIENIVNAE, from the coding sequence ATGAAAAAATTATCTGAAGAAGAAATAAACGAAAAATTGGGATCTCTGGAAGGTTGGACCTATACCGACAATGCTTTGCAGACTTCTTTTGAGTTCGAAAACTTTAAAGAAGCTTTTACTTTAATGACCAGGATTGCATTTGAAGCTGAAGCACAAGACCATCACCCAGACTGGAACAATGTTTACAATCAATTGGAAATATCACTTTCTACACATGATGCCGGCGGGGTTACCGAAAAGGATTTTAAACTGGCTAAAGCGATAGAAAATATCGTGAACGCAGAATAG
- a CDS encoding YebC/PmpR family DNA-binding transcriptional regulator, producing MGRAFEFRKARKMKRWSAMAKAFTRIGKDIVMAVKEGGPDPDSNSRLRAVIQNAKSVNMPKDNIDRAIKRASDKSQGDYKIVLFEGYAPHGIAVLVETATDNNNRTVANVRMHFSKSDGNLGTSGSVEFMFDHTCNFRIDAEGQDAEELELELIDFGAEEVFEDEDGILIYAPFESFGAIQKELENRNIEILSSGFERIPQVTKKLSAEEAADVEKLLERLEEDDDVQNVYHTMDESEE from the coding sequence ATGGGAAGAGCATTCGAATTTAGAAAAGCACGTAAAATGAAGCGTTGGTCCGCAATGGCCAAAGCATTTACTAGGATTGGGAAGGATATAGTAATGGCTGTAAAAGAAGGCGGCCCCGATCCGGATAGTAATTCCAGGCTGCGTGCTGTTATTCAGAATGCGAAAAGTGTGAACATGCCCAAAGATAATATCGATCGTGCTATTAAGCGGGCGAGCGATAAAAGTCAAGGGGATTACAAAATAGTGCTTTTTGAAGGCTACGCTCCTCATGGGATTGCGGTACTTGTAGAAACTGCTACAGATAATAACAATAGGACTGTTGCCAATGTGCGCATGCACTTTAGCAAAAGCGACGGGAATTTAGGAACTTCCGGTTCTGTGGAATTCATGTTTGACCATACATGTAATTTCAGAATTGATGCAGAGGGACAAGATGCGGAAGAATTAGAGCTGGAATTGATCGATTTTGGTGCCGAAGAAGTTTTTGAAGATGAAGATGGAATTTTAATCTATGCTCCTTTTGAAAGTTTTGGAGCCATTCAGAAAGAATTGGAAAACAGGAATATCGAAATTTTATCTTCCGGATTCGAAAGGATTCCTCAAGTGACCAAAAAATTATCTGCAGAAGAAGCTGCAGATGTAGAAAAATTATTGGAGCGGTTAGAAGAAGATGATGATGTCCAGAATGTGTACCACACTATGGACGAGTCAGAAGAATAA
- a CDS encoding 1-acyl-sn-glycerol-3-phosphate acyltransferase, whose amino-acid sequence MGFISKFIYFKLYKWKIQGAFDKNIEKCIFIVAPHTSWWDFSLGVLVRNILDLEINFVGKKELFKPPFGWYFRWMGGAPVDRVSKEKKVAAIAAIFESKKIFRLALSPEGTRKKSKRWRTGFYYIAEAANVPIIMVAFDYGKKSTNFSEPFYTTGDIEKDLPKIQSFYEGVQGKFPNQF is encoded by the coding sequence ATGGGTTTCATTTCCAAGTTTATTTATTTTAAGCTCTATAAATGGAAAATTCAAGGTGCTTTTGATAAAAATATCGAAAAATGTATTTTTATTGTAGCTCCCCACACAAGTTGGTGGGATTTTTCCCTAGGGGTATTAGTTCGGAATATCTTGGATTTGGAAATAAATTTTGTTGGAAAGAAGGAGTTGTTCAAGCCACCTTTTGGTTGGTATTTTAGATGGATGGGAGGAGCACCCGTTGATAGGGTTTCCAAAGAAAAGAAAGTTGCAGCAATAGCGGCTATTTTTGAATCCAAAAAAATCTTTAGATTGGCTTTATCACCCGAAGGGACCAGGAAAAAATCCAAGAGGTGGAGAACGGGGTTCTATTATATTGCTGAAGCAGCCAATGTTCCCATTATAATGGTCGCTTTTGATTATGGCAAAAAATCAACCAACTTTTCTGAGCCTTTTTATACCACAGGTGATATTGAAAAAGACCTTCCAAAAATTCAAAGTTTTTATGAAGGTGTTCAAGGGAAATTTCCAAATCAATTTTAG
- a CDS encoding proline dehydrogenase family protein, translated as MITQKIFDDTKTAFELKSNEELNRALFLFNMINRPSLVKIGTYLTKVSLKLHLPVEGLIKKTIFNQFSGGETTEDCMKVIDKMYTKKLHSILDYSVEGKEEEAQFDAAMKKKISVIEFASEKKELPYAVFKPTGIGRFGIWEKVSSKETLSIQEEEEWARVKNRVDLICEAAYKNDISVLADSEESWMQDAVDDLIEEMMEKYNKEKEIVFNTLQCYRWDRLNYLQALHLKAKAAGYKLGVKIVRGAYMEKENERAHKMGYPTPICESKEATDVSFNGVLAYCLAHIDDISLFVGTHNEMSNYLALQIMEDKNIAINDSRVWFSQLYGMSDHISLNLAKKGYNTAKLVPFGPVREVIPYLIRRAEENTSVKGQTGRELALLIEEKKRRKGEPTKGNRE; from the coding sequence ATGATCACACAAAAAATCTTTGACGATACCAAAACAGCTTTTGAACTAAAATCCAACGAAGAACTTAACCGGGCCTTATTTTTATTCAACATGATAAATAGGCCAAGCTTAGTGAAAATTGGCACTTATCTTACCAAAGTATCCTTAAAATTGCATTTACCAGTAGAGGGTCTTATTAAAAAGACCATTTTCAATCAATTTAGTGGAGGTGAAACCACCGAAGATTGTATGAAGGTGATCGATAAAATGTATACCAAGAAGTTGCATAGTATTTTGGATTATTCTGTTGAAGGAAAAGAGGAGGAGGCACAATTTGATGCTGCCATGAAAAAGAAAATCAGTGTTATTGAATTTGCTTCAGAAAAGAAAGAACTTCCCTATGCTGTTTTTAAGCCAACAGGAATTGGAAGATTTGGGATCTGGGAGAAAGTTTCTTCTAAAGAAACTTTAAGCATCCAGGAAGAAGAAGAGTGGGCACGCGTTAAAAATAGGGTAGATCTTATTTGTGAAGCTGCTTATAAGAATGATATAAGTGTTTTGGCAGATAGTGAAGAATCATGGATGCAAGATGCCGTAGATGATCTTATTGAAGAGATGATGGAAAAATACAACAAGGAAAAAGAGATTGTATTTAATACGCTGCAATGTTATAGATGGGATAGATTGAATTACTTACAAGCTTTGCATCTCAAGGCGAAAGCTGCCGGCTATAAGCTGGGGGTAAAGATCGTTCGGGGAGCATATATGGAAAAGGAAAATGAACGCGCACATAAAATGGGATATCCAACTCCCATCTGCGAAAGCAAAGAAGCTACAGATGTAAGCTTTAATGGGGTATTAGCCTATTGTTTGGCTCATATAGATGATATTTCCCTATTTGTAGGCACCCATAATGAAATGAGCAATTATCTTGCTTTACAAATAATGGAAGATAAGAATATTGCCATTAATGACTCCCGGGTATGGTTTAGCCAATTATACGGAATGAGCGATCATATAAGTTTAAACCTTGCTAAAAAAGGATACAACACGGCAAAATTGGTGCCTTTTGGCCCTGTTAGGGAGGTAATTCCCTATTTAATTCGAAGAGCAGAGGAGAACACCTCTGTAAAGGGGCAAACCGGTAGGGAGCTAGCTTTGCTCATAGAAGAAAAAAAGCGCCGAAAAGGAGAGCCTACCAAAGGGAATCGAGAATAA
- the aroB gene encoding 3-dehydroquinate synthase, whose translation MIVLASQAPIFYTGNGYTKLSNYLSSSKPSLIFVLVDTNTHNNCLNTFLQQLETDVTIEIIEMDAGEEHKNIETCSGIWETLSELGADRKSLMINLGGGVITDLGGFVASTFKRGIAYINVPTSLLAMVDASVGGKCGVDLGNLKNQIGVINQSEMVLIDPNYLITLPANEMRSGLAEILKHGLIASEEYWEKATNLEALALEDLDSLIMESIEIKSRIVKEDPTEKNIRKTLNYGHTLGHAIESYFLTNPNKTTLLHGEAIAAGMIMATYLSHKICGFSENNLKKVTKKINGLFPKINLVEEDYEKVLDLLKFDKKNSHGNINFVLLKDFGEAELDVIVPNNQLKQAMDYYLKN comes from the coding sequence ATGATTGTTTTAGCTAGTCAAGCTCCAATTTTTTATACAGGAAACGGGTACACCAAATTATCCAATTACCTAAGCTCTTCCAAGCCGTCCCTAATCTTTGTCCTGGTAGATACCAATACCCACAATAATTGCCTAAATACGTTTCTTCAACAGCTAGAAACAGATGTAACTATTGAAATTATTGAGATGGATGCTGGGGAAGAGCACAAAAATATCGAAACCTGTTCTGGAATTTGGGAAACCCTGTCTGAATTGGGAGCAGATAGAAAAAGCCTTATGATCAACCTGGGAGGCGGGGTTATTACAGACCTTGGTGGCTTTGTTGCCAGCACTTTCAAAAGAGGAATCGCTTATATAAACGTACCCACCAGCTTGCTCGCAATGGTGGATGCTTCGGTTGGAGGAAAATGCGGAGTAGATCTTGGGAATTTAAAAAATCAGATCGGGGTTATCAATCAGTCTGAAATGGTGTTGATAGATCCCAACTATCTTATAACGCTACCGGCAAATGAAATGCGCAGCGGTTTGGCAGAAATTTTAAAACACGGCCTCATTGCCAGCGAAGAATATTGGGAAAAAGCAACCAATCTTGAGGCTCTTGCATTAGAAGATCTTGACAGTCTTATTATGGAATCCATCGAGATAAAATCCAGGATTGTCAAGGAAGATCCTACGGAAAAAAATATCCGAAAAACCCTTAATTATGGACATACCTTAGGACATGCCATAGAATCCTATTTTTTGACCAATCCAAATAAAACCACGTTACTCCATGGAGAGGCAATTGCAGCAGGAATGATCATGGCCACCTATCTATCCCATAAAATATGCGGTTTTTCCGAGAACAACTTAAAGAAGGTCACCAAAAAAATCAACGGGTTATTTCCAAAGATAAATCTGGTTGAAGAAGATTATGAAAAAGTCCTTGATCTTCTTAAATTCGACAAGAAAAATTCACATGGAAACATAAATTTCGTCCTTTTGAAGGATTTTGGGGAAGCTGAATTAGATGTAATAGTGCCGAATAACCAATTAAAACAGGCGATGGATTATTATCTTAAAAATTAA
- a CDS encoding type 1 glutamine amidotransferase domain-containing protein, producing the protein MKKRIAILATDGFEESELKSPKDAMEKEGFKVEIVSLKSGSIKSWSDGDWSKECKVDKTLGEVNAKDYNALVLPGGVINPDKLRREEEVLTFVRDFFNQKKPVAAICHAAWTLIEADVVKGRKMTSFNSIKTDLENAGAHWVDKEVVVDEGLVTSRTPNDLPAFNAKLIEEIHEGKHEKQHS; encoded by the coding sequence ATGAAAAAGAGAATAGCCATTTTGGCAACAGATGGATTTGAAGAAAGTGAGCTTAAATCTCCTAAAGATGCGATGGAGAAAGAAGGGTTTAAAGTTGAAATAGTTAGTTTGAAATCTGGAAGTATTAAATCTTGGTCGGACGGCGATTGGTCTAAAGAATGTAAGGTAGATAAAACCTTGGGCGAAGTGAATGCCAAGGATTATAATGCACTGGTTTTACCAGGAGGAGTTATAAACCCGGATAAATTAAGAAGAGAAGAAGAGGTGTTAACTTTTGTGAGGGACTTTTTTAATCAAAAAAAACCGGTAGCAGCTATATGCCATGCAGCTTGGACTTTAATTGAAGCAGATGTAGTAAAAGGTAGAAAAATGACCTCATTTAACTCTATTAAGACAGATCTTGAAAATGCGGGTGCGCATTGGGTAGATAAAGAAGTGGTTGTAGATGAAGGCTTGGTTACCAGTAGAACCCCAAATGATTTGCCGGCTTTTAATGCGAAGCTTATTGAGGAAATCCACGAAGGGAAGCACGAGAAGCAACATTCCTAG
- a CDS encoding YihY/virulence factor BrkB family protein has translation MMKPKNFWKLLKQSYVSWNSNDPWARSAIIAYYTLFSLPSLLIIIVSIAGYFFGREAVTGRITGQIAEFIGEDSAIIIENMISNAALSSNSTLAVIFGVFMLIFGATGVFFQLKKAMNNIWNVAEKKETYFRMLMDRVISFGMILVIGFLMLLGLIVSAIIRMLSDYIESYAPALTALGLDIVNSLLSLVFITLLFGSIFKLLPDIKIRWKVTLFGASLTTILFLIGEYLIGIYFGRTDPASVYGGASSMVLILLWVNYTCLIMFFGAEFTVQYARYKKEKITPTEFSEPAIHQEMEKLEEKKQKLKEDDKVREDLETNDSKND, from the coding sequence ATGATGAAGCCTAAGAACTTCTGGAAGCTTCTAAAACAGTCCTATGTAAGTTGGAACAGTAATGACCCATGGGCAAGAAGTGCCATTATTGCCTATTATACCTTATTTTCATTACCGTCTTTGCTTATTATTATAGTGAGTATTGCAGGTTATTTTTTTGGAAGGGAAGCGGTAACGGGAAGAATCACCGGTCAAATAGCTGAATTTATTGGTGAGGATTCTGCTATTATCATAGAAAACATGATAAGTAATGCCGCTTTGAGCAGCAATTCTACACTTGCAGTTATTTTTGGGGTATTTATGTTGATTTTTGGGGCTACAGGGGTGTTTTTTCAACTTAAAAAAGCGATGAACAATATCTGGAACGTAGCTGAAAAAAAGGAGACTTATTTCAGAATGCTCATGGATCGGGTGATTTCGTTTGGAATGATCCTGGTTATAGGGTTTTTAATGCTTTTGGGGCTCATAGTTTCAGCAATCATTAGGATGCTCAGCGATTATATAGAAAGTTATGCACCTGCTTTAACTGCACTAGGTCTCGATATAGTGAATTCATTGCTTTCTCTCGTATTTATTACCCTGCTTTTTGGCTCTATTTTTAAACTATTGCCAGATATCAAAATTAGATGGAAGGTTACCCTCTTTGGTGCATCATTAACCACAATCCTTTTCTTAATAGGTGAATATTTAATTGGGATCTATTTTGGTAGAACAGATCCTGCATCGGTATATGGAGGAGCCAGTTCTATGGTCCTTATTTTACTTTGGGTGAATTATACTTGCTTGATTATGTTCTTTGGAGCAGAATTTACTGTTCAGTATGCACGATATAAAAAAGAAAAAATAACACCTACGGAATTTAGCGAACCTGCAATTCATCAAGAAATGGAAAAATTGGAGGAGAAAAAGCAAAAATTAAAGGAGGACGATAAAGTTAGGGAGGATTTGGAAACGAATGACTCCAAAAATGATTAA
- a CDS encoding DinB family protein produces MKLSDLNTSEYNAFYQPYIDKLPDDHLVPILKDQKVEFINFLNGLKEEDLKLSYAEGKWNVAQVLQHIIDTERIFQYRALTIARGDVTPLPGFDHDAYVPVSKAHRRSLNSFIKEFKLVREAGIALFESFEEEMSGKLGEASKSQLSPRAAGFISAGHQKHHLLLFKSHYGL; encoded by the coding sequence ATGAAACTATCAGATTTAAATACTTCAGAATATAATGCCTTTTATCAACCCTATATAGATAAACTTCCAGACGATCATTTGGTTCCAATTTTAAAAGATCAAAAAGTTGAATTTATAAATTTTTTAAATGGGTTAAAGGAAGAAGATTTAAAGCTTTCTTATGCTGAAGGGAAATGGAACGTGGCACAGGTGCTCCAGCACATTATAGATACAGAGCGTATTTTTCAATATCGCGCCTTAACGATAGCCCGTGGGGATGTAACGCCGCTTCCAGGCTTCGATCATGATGCTTACGTTCCCGTTTCTAAAGCACATAGAAGAAGCCTTAACAGTTTTATTAAGGAATTCAAATTGGTGAGAGAAGCTGGGATTGCTCTTTTTGAAAGTTTCGAAGAAGAAATGTCCGGTAAACTTGGAGAAGCAAGTAAATCGCAATTAAGCCCACGTGCAGCTGGGTTTATTTCTGCTGGCCACCAAAAGCACCATTTATTATTGTTTAAATCACATTACGGATTATGA
- a CDS encoding Lrp/AsnC family transcriptional regulator, whose product MAKYKLDETDHQILDMLIENTRTPFTDIAKKLNISAGTVHVRVKKMEEAQIILGSTLTLNYEKLGYAFIAYVGIFLKNTSQTKFVLERINNIPFVTVAHVTTGKFNVFCKIRAKNTQHAKEIIFQLDDIEGVYRTETMISLEESMNDKKRLMHSIFNEL is encoded by the coding sequence ATGGCAAAATATAAATTAGACGAAACTGATCATCAGATTCTGGATATGCTAATCGAGAACACGCGTACTCCGTTTACTGATATTGCTAAAAAATTGAATATATCTGCAGGGACCGTACATGTGCGTGTTAAGAAAATGGAAGAGGCACAAATAATTTTGGGTTCCACACTCACGTTGAATTACGAAAAATTAGGATACGCTTTTATTGCCTATGTAGGTATATTTTTGAAGAATACCTCGCAAACAAAATTCGTGTTGGAGCGTATTAACAACATACCTTTCGTGACTGTTGCTCACGTAACTACAGGGAAATTCAATGTTTTCTGTAAAATACGTGCTAAAAACACACAACATGCAAAAGAGATCATATTTCAGTTAGATGATATCGAAGGGGTTTACAGGACCGAAACGATGATCTCCTTAGAGGAAAGCATGAATGATAAAAAGCGATTGATGCATTCTATCTTTAATGAATTGTAA
- a CDS encoding M14 metallopeptidase family protein yields MINIPPSILRDYAIFKEAALNGRYINATHISVPLKKAASNFESEILGESTLGEPIHLIKVGTGKVKILMWSQMHGNESTTTKAVFDMLNVFSNCSQDSVVKNMVSNCTLYIIPMLNPDGARAYTRVNANEIDLNRDAKDLSQVESRVLRAVFDDFQPDFCFNLHDQRTIFSAGSKEFPATLSFLTPSEDLERTVTPSRTGSMKVIGAIYKDLSQLIPNRIGRYDDGFNANCTGDAFQSMGVPTILFEAGHSYGDYARDKTREYVFYALFSALNAISTQSYKKFDTSVYFNIPENEKLFYDVILRNAEVNGQIVDIAIQFKEILMDTEIKFLGSIENISPKIAFFAHKEIQCDFERVTLPDNKELIENVIVNKILLKNEFLMINYEKN; encoded by the coding sequence ATGATAAATATTCCACCATCAATTTTAAGGGACTACGCGATTTTTAAAGAAGCTGCTTTAAATGGGAGATACATAAATGCCACACATATTTCCGTGCCTTTAAAAAAAGCTGCCTCAAATTTTGAATCAGAAATTTTAGGTGAATCAACTTTAGGCGAACCCATCCATCTAATTAAAGTTGGCACGGGGAAAGTTAAAATCCTTATGTGGTCTCAAATGCATGGAAATGAATCTACAACCACTAAGGCTGTTTTCGATATGCTAAATGTGTTTAGCAATTGTTCGCAGGATTCTGTTGTAAAGAATATGGTAAGCAATTGTACCTTATATATAATCCCAATGCTAAATCCAGATGGCGCTAGAGCTTATACTCGTGTAAATGCCAATGAGATCGATTTAAATAGGGACGCAAAGGACTTGTCTCAAGTGGAAAGCCGGGTTTTAAGGGCGGTATTTGATGATTTTCAACCAGATTTCTGCTTCAATCTTCATGACCAGCGAACCATTTTTAGTGCGGGATCAAAGGAATTTCCTGCTACCTTATCGTTTTTAACCCCTTCAGAAGATCTTGAAAGAACAGTAACGCCATCCAGGACAGGTTCCATGAAAGTTATAGGGGCTATCTATAAAGATCTCTCTCAACTTATACCAAACAGAATTGGCAGGTATGATGATGGTTTTAATGCCAATTGCACTGGGGATGCCTTCCAAAGCATGGGCGTGCCAACCATTTTGTTTGAAGCTGGTCATTCCTATGGGGATTATGCTCGTGATAAAACAAGGGAATATGTCTTTTATGCTCTTTTTTCAGCTTTAAATGCAATTTCTACTCAATCTTACAAGAAATTTGATACTTCGGTTTATTTTAATATTCCTGAAAATGAGAAGCTTTTCTATGATGTAATATTGAGGAACGCAGAGGTTAATGGCCAGATCGTCGATATTGCCATTCAGTTTAAAGAAATTTTAATGGATACCGAAATAAAATTTTTGGGCAGCATAGAAAATATATCTCCTAAAATAGCGTTTTTTGCACACAAGGAAATTCAATGCGATTTTGAGCGGGTCACACTTCCCGATAATAAAGAACTCATCGAAAACGTTATAGTTAATAAAATTCTCCTTAAAAATGAATTTTTAATGATAAATTATGAAAAAAATTAA
- a CDS encoding helix-turn-helix transcriptional regulator, which translates to MVNSEEFSKRLQIILDYYDISAAVFADAIHVGRSSISHILSGRNKPSLDFVLKIVQTYPEVELYWLLNGKGNFPKSEPDKTIPSQKPEAPAPLINDEKSKIAQPIESSFTPKSFPGSNFSAKTIKRVVLFYEDGTFEAFEN; encoded by the coding sequence ATGGTAAACAGTGAAGAGTTCTCGAAAAGGCTGCAAATAATCCTGGATTATTACGATATTTCTGCGGCGGTTTTTGCAGATGCCATCCACGTTGGCCGCTCCTCCATCTCGCATATTCTTTCCGGAAGAAATAAACCTAGCCTGGATTTTGTGCTTAAAATTGTGCAAACGTATCCTGAAGTAGAATTGTATTGGCTCTTAAATGGGAAAGGGAATTTTCCAAAATCGGAACCAGATAAAACAATCCCATCTCAAAAACCTGAGGCTCCTGCCCCATTAATTAATGATGAAAAATCTAAAATTGCACAACCAATTGAAAGTTCCTTTACACCAAAGAGCTTTCCCGGAAGCAACTTTTCGGCTAAAACAATTAAACGAGTGGTGCTTTTTTATGAAGATGGTACTTTTGAGGCCTTCGAAAATTGA
- a CDS encoding DNA topoisomerase IV, with the protein MKKIYSCLCFVFLLSSCYSPEKNCKQFHTGTFEFESYLNGELVTSTFTRNDTLEIDTFQGSVDTSSVRWINDCEYIIKNLHPKNIAEKKPLHIKILTTKDDSYTFEYGLVGDAKKNKGTVIKIEN; encoded by the coding sequence ATGAAAAAAATTTATTCCTGCCTCTGTTTCGTTTTCCTTTTAAGCTCATGTTATTCCCCAGAGAAAAACTGTAAACAATTCCATACAGGAACCTTTGAATTTGAATCTTATTTAAATGGAGAGCTTGTTACCTCTACCTTCACTAGGAATGACACGCTGGAAATTGACACTTTTCAAGGATCTGTGGACACCTCCTCTGTAAGATGGATCAACGATTGCGAGTATATAATAAAGAATCTGCACCCGAAGAATATAGCAGAAAAAAAGCCTTTGCATATCAAGATACTTACTACTAAAGATGATTCCTACACTTTTGAATATGGTTTGGTTGGCGATGCGAAGAAGAATAAAGGAACTGTAATTAAGATTGAAAATTGA
- the mscL gene encoding large-conductance mechanosensitive channel protein MscL, giving the protein MGLFKEFKEFAVKGNMIDMAIGIIIGTAFNKVVDVLVKQVVMPPLSMLTDGIKFADRRIVLREGIDAAKAGAGEVTEIAIGYGALIEALLDFVIIGFTIFLVVKFMNSFRRKAQDPKDKTVETPKEIQLLSDLTDLMQEQNELLKNRRSEL; this is encoded by the coding sequence ATGGGGTTATTTAAAGAATTCAAGGAGTTTGCTGTTAAAGGCAACATGATCGATATGGCAATAGGTATCATTATAGGTACCGCTTTCAATAAAGTTGTGGACGTTCTGGTTAAACAAGTAGTGATGCCACCTCTTTCCATGCTTACAGATGGAATTAAATTCGCAGACAGGAGAATTGTTCTTCGAGAAGGAATAGATGCTGCTAAAGCCGGCGCGGGAGAAGTAACTGAAATTGCCATTGGTTATGGTGCTTTGATAGAAGCGCTGCTGGATTTTGTGATCATTGGATTTACAATTTTTCTGGTTGTAAAGTTCATGAACAGCTTTAGAAGAAAAGCCCAAGATCCTAAAGATAAAACCGTTGAAACCCCTAAAGAAATTCAGTTGCTCTCTGATCTTACAGATTTAATGCAAGAGCAGAATGAGCTTTTGAAAAATAGGAGAAGCGAGCTTTAA